In one Fodinicola acaciae genomic region, the following are encoded:
- a CDS encoding antibiotic biosynthesis monooxygenase family protein — MSVVKINAITVPREAGPELERRFANRHGAVDSAPGFVSFKLLRPVSGDDRYFVVTEWESDEAFQAWREGPMMAAHSGERANPVSTGADLLEFEVVQSSTAK, encoded by the coding sequence ATGTCTGTTGTGAAGATCAATGCGATCACCGTCCCGCGCGAGGCCGGGCCGGAGCTGGAGCGGCGGTTCGCCAACCGGCACGGCGCGGTCGACTCGGCGCCAGGTTTCGTCAGCTTCAAGCTGCTGCGGCCGGTGTCCGGCGACGACCGCTACTTCGTGGTGACCGAGTGGGAGTCCGACGAGGCTTTCCAGGCCTGGCGCGAGGGACCGATGATGGCGGCGCATTCCGGTGAGCGCGCCAATCCGGTGTCGACCGGCGCCGACCTGCTCGAGTTCGAGGTCGTCCAGTCCTCTACGGCAAAGTAA
- a CDS encoding class I SAM-dependent methyltransferase, giving the protein MDLATVVELYRKYANDLAAVRDAQRQLLTTFTGKVKAQLDDIEAEITYLRVRDARPRTVVEIGALHGWSATWILRALKDNGAGHLHSYDLIDSSERHVPDDLARNRTFHHGDVREKWRDLDPDYVFIDAAHSARFAHWYVKNLFPALKSGTPVSVHDVYHFRWPIPFSEGAVLMRHLAERGIASFTAAKPRRDGAYERLMDLRRDLGLAEPIRDSTDNPMVYFTLP; this is encoded by the coding sequence GTGGATCTGGCGACGGTGGTTGAGCTTTACCGGAAGTACGCCAACGACCTGGCCGCGGTGCGTGACGCGCAGCGACAGCTGCTGACGACGTTCACCGGCAAGGTGAAAGCGCAGCTGGACGACATCGAAGCGGAGATCACCTACCTGCGCGTCCGCGACGCGCGGCCGCGTACGGTCGTCGAGATCGGCGCGCTGCACGGCTGGTCGGCGACCTGGATCCTGCGCGCGCTGAAGGACAACGGTGCGGGGCACCTGCACTCGTACGACCTGATCGACAGCTCCGAGCGGCACGTGCCGGACGACCTGGCCCGCAACCGGACCTTCCATCACGGCGACGTACGCGAGAAGTGGCGCGACCTCGACCCCGACTATGTCTTCATCGATGCCGCGCACAGCGCGCGGTTTGCGCATTGGTATGTGAAAAATCTGTTTCCAGCGTTGAAAAGTGGTACGCCGGTCAGCGTGCACGACGTGTATCACTTCCGCTGGCCGATCCCGTTCAGTGAAGGCGCTGTGCTGATGCGGCATCTGGCCGAGCGCGGCATCGCGTCGTTCACCGCCGCCAAGCCGCGCCGCGACGGAGCGTACGAGCGGCTCATGGACCTGCGCCGCGACCTCGGGCTGGCCGAGCCGATCCGCGACTCGACCGACAACCCGATGGTCTATTTTACTTTGCCGTAG
- the dusB gene encoding tRNA dihydrouridine synthase DusB, producing MTTATVQATELRLGPIAVWPPVVLAPMAGITNPPFRRLCREHCEDDGFVSIDRTRRAQQPLRAGLYVCEMITTRALVERNDKTMKMVRFDADERPRSVQLYGVDPVVVGRAVRMIVDEDVADHIDLNFGCPVPKVTRRGGGSALPWRWRLFERIVGTAVREAGDLPVTVKMRKGIDPDHLTFLRAGRIAQDAGVAAVALHGRTAMDMYGGTADWSAIGELAAALDVPVLGNGDIWEADDALRMVEETGCAGVVVGRGCLGRPWLFADLAAAFDGRPERALPPLGAVAVAMRRHAELLAGHLGEQRGVTDFRKHVAWYLKGFAVGSEIRRALGMASSLAELDDLLGKLDLDQPYPVDELGTPRGRGTGARRVALPEGWLASAECADPPFGAELETSGG from the coding sequence ATGACGACCGCGACCGTTCAGGCGACCGAGCTGCGGCTCGGGCCGATCGCCGTGTGGCCGCCGGTCGTGCTCGCCCCGATGGCCGGCATTACGAATCCGCCTTTTCGCCGGCTGTGTCGCGAGCACTGCGAAGACGACGGGTTCGTGAGCATCGATCGGACGCGGCGAGCGCAGCAACCGCTTCGCGCGGGGTTGTACGTGTGCGAGATGATCACGACGCGCGCGCTGGTCGAGCGCAACGACAAGACCATGAAGATGGTCCGGTTCGACGCCGACGAGCGGCCCCGGTCGGTGCAGCTCTACGGCGTGGACCCGGTCGTCGTCGGCCGGGCCGTACGGATGATCGTCGACGAGGACGTGGCCGACCACATCGACCTCAACTTCGGCTGTCCGGTGCCGAAGGTGACGCGGCGCGGCGGCGGGTCGGCGCTGCCGTGGCGGTGGCGGCTGTTCGAACGGATCGTCGGCACGGCCGTACGCGAGGCCGGCGACCTGCCGGTCACGGTGAAGATGCGCAAGGGCATCGACCCCGACCACCTGACCTTCCTGCGTGCCGGCCGGATCGCGCAGGACGCCGGCGTCGCGGCGGTGGCGCTGCACGGGCGTACGGCCATGGACATGTACGGCGGCACCGCCGACTGGTCGGCGATCGGCGAGCTGGCCGCGGCACTGGACGTGCCGGTGCTGGGCAACGGCGACATCTGGGAAGCCGACGACGCCCTGCGGATGGTCGAGGAGACCGGCTGCGCCGGCGTCGTCGTGGGCCGCGGCTGCCTCGGCCGGCCGTGGCTGTTCGCTGACCTGGCCGCCGCCTTCGACGGCCGGCCGGAGCGCGCGCTGCCGCCGCTGGGTGCGGTCGCCGTGGCCATGCGCCGGCATGCCGAGCTGCTGGCCGGGCACCTCGGCGAGCAGCGTGGCGTGACCGACTTCCGCAAGCACGTCGCCTGGTATCTGAAGGGATTCGCGGTCGGCAGCGAGATCCGCCGCGCGCTCGGCATGGCATCCAGCCTGGCCGAGCTGGACGACCTGCTCGGCAAGCTCGACCTCGACCAGCCGTATCCGGTCGACGAGCTCGGCACGCCGCGCGGCCGCGGCACCGGCGCTCGGCGCGTCGCGCTTCCGGAGGGGTGGCTGGCGTCGGCCGAGTGCGCCGACCCGCCGTTCGGTGCCGAGCTGGAGACCTCCGGCGGCTGA